One region of Poecile atricapillus isolate bPoeAtr1 chromosome 8, bPoeAtr1.hap1, whole genome shotgun sequence genomic DNA includes:
- the RHBDD1 gene encoding rhomboid-related protein 4, whose protein sequence is MQRRQRGVSAGLLLLLYQISQVGLQNIPSVTLGVLLLNIFLFLNPLKPLSEVCLSVNEAVHRKNWQRLLLAPFHHADDWHLYYNMISMLWKGIKLEKKLKSIWFAYIIAVFSVLIGVVYMVLELLLVIILDDHSYEMNCGVGFSGVLFALKVLNNHYNPGRVSNVFGLPIASKYACWVELVAIHLISPGTSFAGHLSGILVGLMYTMGPLKKIMQACAAGISFFTEPDRPRNYYSEYYGYYPDYQHRTPRNYFDYTGGLTEEEQLERAVLNSLNERDFGGGTHRNEQQPYGFWFPPENSEEDMRRRRLRRFDRR, encoded by the exons ATGCAACGAAGGCAAAGAGGAGTTAGTGCTGgactgcttttgctgctttatCAAATTTCTCAAGTTGGACTCCAGaacattccttctgttactCTTGGGGTACTTctactgaatatttttctctttctgaatcCTTTGAAACCACTATCTGAAGTGTGTCTCAGTGTAAATGAAGCTGTCCACAGAAAGAACTGGCAGCGTTTGCTGCTTGCTCCTTTCCACCATGCAGATGATTGGCATTTGTATTATAACATGATTTCCATGCTTTGGAAGGGcataaagctggaaaaaaagctgaagagCATATGGTTTGCCTACATTATTGCAGTATTTTCAGTACTGATTGGAGTAGTTTACATGGTGCTGGAGCTCCTGCTTGTGATAATTCTGGATGATCATTCCTATGAAATGAATTGTGGTGTAGGTTTTTCAG GAGTCTTGTTTGCTTTGAAAGTTCTAAACAACCATTATAATCCAGGAAGAGTGAGCAATGTCTTTGGATTGCCGATAGCTAGTAAATATGCTTGTTGGGTGGAGCTGGTGGCTATTCATTTAATCTCCCCAGG gaCTTCTTTTGCTGGGCATCTGTCAGGGATTCTTGTTGGATTGATGTACACCATGGgacctctgaaaaaaatcatgcaAGCCTGTGCAG CTGgcatttctttcttcactgaGCCTGACAGGCCAAGGAACTACTATTCAG AGTATTATGGCTATTATCCAGATTATCAACACAGAACTCCAAGGAACTACTTTGATTATACAGGTGGGCTCACTGAAGAAGAACAGCTTGAAAGGGCAGTGCTAAACAGTCTTAATGAAAGAG ATTTTGGTGGAGGAACACACAGGAATGAGCAGCAACCTTATGGGTTTTGGTTCCCACCTGAGAACTCGGAAGAAGACATGAGAAGGCGAAGGCTTCGTAGGTTTGACAGACGATGA